The Hydrogenophaga crocea genome contains a region encoding:
- the dtd gene encoding D-aminoacyl-tRNA deacylase, which translates to MIALLQRVSQARVEIAGETVGAIGAGLLVLVCAEPTDTEAVGQKLLQKILRLRIFADAAGKMNRSLQDVGGGLLIVSQFTLAADTSGGNRPGFTQAAPPALGEALYDAFVAAARAAHPEVATGRFGADMAVHLVNDGPVTIPLRMGA; encoded by the coding sequence GTGATCGCCCTGTTGCAGCGTGTGAGCCAGGCCCGCGTGGAGATCGCGGGCGAAACCGTGGGCGCGATCGGCGCGGGACTGCTGGTGCTGGTGTGCGCCGAGCCCACCGACACCGAGGCCGTGGGGCAGAAGCTGCTCCAGAAGATCCTCAGGCTGCGCATCTTCGCGGACGCGGCGGGCAAGATGAACCGCAGCCTGCAGGACGTGGGCGGCGGCCTGCTGATCGTGAGCCAGTTCACCCTGGCGGCCGACACCTCGGGCGGCAACCGCCCGGGCTTCACCCAGGCCGCGCCGCCCGCGCTCGGCGAAGCGCTGTACGACGCCTTCGTGGCCGCGGCGCGTGCGGCCCACCCCGAGGTCGCCACGGGCCGCTTCGGCGCCGACATGGCGGTGCACCTGGTCAACGACGGCCCGGTGACCATCCCCCTGCGCATGGGCGCCTGA
- a CDS encoding cation diffusion facilitator family transporter — translation MVHVLERLTPRRLLQISVGVAVLTIALKTAAWWVTGSVGLLSDALESLVNLAGATFGLLMVTVAARPADDDHPYGHHKAEYFSSGFEGVLIGVAAIAIVWAAVQRLLAPQPLEQIGMGLWLSVLSSVFNGLLAWVMLRASRVHRSVALEGDARHLFTDVWTSVGVIGGIALVGLTGWLWLDPVIAIGVALNILREGVRLVWQASQGLMDEALDPELQGTIDRLLEGFTAAHGGASVLRFDHVTTRKAGQRRFADLHMHVPGGWSLTRAAALRGEVEQALMAAVPGLRASIQLLPTDVEVQALGDDGEGAA, via the coding sequence ATGGTCCATGTGCTCGAACGCCTCACCCCGCGCCGCCTGCTGCAGATCTCCGTCGGCGTGGCCGTGCTCACCATCGCGCTCAAGACCGCGGCCTGGTGGGTCACGGGCTCGGTCGGTCTGCTGTCGGACGCGCTCGAATCGCTGGTCAACCTGGCCGGTGCGACCTTCGGCCTGCTCATGGTGACCGTGGCCGCGCGCCCGGCCGACGACGACCACCCCTACGGCCACCACAAGGCCGAGTACTTCTCGTCGGGCTTCGAGGGCGTGCTCATCGGGGTCGCGGCGATCGCCATCGTCTGGGCCGCGGTGCAGCGCCTGCTCGCGCCGCAGCCGCTGGAGCAGATCGGCATGGGCCTGTGGCTGTCGGTGCTCAGCTCGGTGTTCAACGGCCTGCTCGCCTGGGTCATGCTGCGCGCCTCGCGCGTGCACCGCTCGGTGGCGCTCGAGGGCGACGCACGCCACCTGTTCACCGACGTCTGGACCTCGGTGGGCGTGATCGGCGGCATCGCGCTCGTGGGCCTCACGGGCTGGCTCTGGCTCGACCCGGTGATCGCCATCGGCGTGGCGCTCAACATCCTGCGCGAAGGCGTGCGCCTGGTGTGGCAGGCCTCGCAAGGTCTCATGGACGAGGCGCTCGACCCCGAGCTGCAGGGCACGATCGACCGCTTGCTCGAAGGCTTCACGGCCGCCCACGGCGGGGCGTCGGTGCTGCGCTTCGACCACGTCACCACGCGCAAGGCCGGCCAGCGCCGCTTCGCCGACCTGCACATGCACGTGCCGGGCGGCTGGTCGCTCACGCGCGCCGCGGCGCTGCGCGGCGAGGTGGAGCAGGCCCTCATGGCCGCCGTGCCCGGCCTGCGCGCGAGCATCCAGCTCCTGCCCACCGATGTGGAGGTGCAAGCCCTGGGCGACGACGGGGAGGGCGCCGCGTGA
- a CDS encoding SPOR domain-containing protein — MSDTPPADPRALSQAQPASATESLYRAALGPRALGHYLPAFARFDELGVARPHWNHAAGWLGWHWLLYRRLWRAALLHMALLALALGAWWWLQANTGPWPAGVRWGLLAAIAVVAVAAPGWWGDAWLHAAVRQRMTDAVREAKTVQEACDRLARPALAHKAWVLVVLLEIAALLAWRMGGPPWGDSPPPRPEPLVGEAVPAPPAAPPAEPPPAPAPAHAPEPSVPPSPPPAEPPAAPAPEPVPAPAVPTPAPAPAPVTVAAPAPDNNAALRPRLGGHGVSVGIFADPANAERVAKRLRDAGLPVVSDPLESARGTLTRVRVGPLESAEEAAAAAETVRNLGLEARPYGPR; from the coding sequence ATGAGCGACACGCCTCCCGCCGACCCGAGGGCGCTGTCACAGGCACAGCCGGCCAGCGCCACGGAGTCGCTGTACCGCGCGGCGCTGGGCCCGCGGGCGCTGGGGCACTACCTGCCGGCCTTCGCGCGCTTCGACGAGCTCGGCGTGGCGCGTCCCCACTGGAACCACGCGGCGGGCTGGCTGGGCTGGCACTGGCTGCTGTACCGCCGGCTCTGGCGCGCGGCCCTGCTGCACATGGCCTTGCTGGCCCTGGCCCTCGGGGCCTGGTGGTGGCTGCAGGCCAACACCGGGCCCTGGCCCGCGGGCGTGCGCTGGGGCCTGCTCGCGGCCATCGCCGTGGTGGCCGTGGCCGCGCCCGGCTGGTGGGGCGACGCCTGGCTGCACGCCGCGGTGCGCCAGCGCATGACCGACGCGGTGCGCGAGGCCAAGACCGTGCAGGAGGCCTGCGACCGGCTCGCGCGGCCCGCGCTGGCGCACAAGGCCTGGGTGCTGGTGGTGCTGCTCGAGATCGCGGCGCTGCTGGCCTGGCGCATGGGCGGGCCCCCCTGGGGCGATTCGCCGCCGCCCCGGCCCGAACCGCTCGTGGGCGAGGCGGTGCCGGCGCCCCCAGCCGCGCCGCCTGCTGAGCCGCCGCCCGCGCCCGCGCCGGCGCATGCGCCCGAGCCGTCTGTGCCGCCGTCACCGCCGCCGGCAGAGCCACCGGCGGCTCCCGCACCGGAGCCTGTGCCGGCCCCGGCCGTGCCTACACCCGCACCTGCACCTGCACCCGTGACCGTGGCCGCACCCGCACCCGACAACAACGCCGCGCTGCGTCCGCGCCTGGGCGGCCATGGCGTGTCCGTGGGCATCTTTGCCGACCCGGCCAATGCCGAGCGCGTGGCCAAGCGGCTGCGCGACGCGGGCCTGCCGGTGGTGAGCGATCCGCTGGAGTCGGCGCGCGGCACGCTCACGCGCGTGCGCGTGGGCCCGCTCGAATCCGCCGAAGAGGCCGCGGCCGCGGCCGAGACCGTGCGCAACCTCGGGCTCGAGGCGCGCCCCTACGGCCCGCGCTGA
- the ybeY gene encoding rRNA maturation RNase YbeY — translation MALPDLTLSLQFGRFDGVAEHRAALPRHFVRRCMRHALDADAEITVRIVDAEEGQALNRDYRGRDYATNVLTFDYATEPVVMADLVLCAPVVAAEAKQLGKPLAAHYAHLLVHGTLHAQGWDHETSEADADAMEARETAILAGLGEPDPYADPRA, via the coding sequence ATGGCCCTGCCCGACCTCACCCTGTCCCTGCAGTTCGGCCGCTTCGACGGCGTGGCCGAACACCGCGCCGCGCTGCCGCGCCACTTCGTGCGCCGCTGCATGCGCCATGCGCTCGATGCCGACGCCGAGATCACCGTGCGCATCGTCGACGCCGAAGAAGGCCAGGCGCTCAACCGCGACTACCGCGGCCGCGACTACGCCACCAACGTGCTCACCTTCGACTACGCCACCGAGCCCGTGGTGATGGCCGACCTGGTGCTGTGCGCCCCCGTGGTCGCCGCCGAGGCGAAGCAGCTCGGCAAGCCGCTGGCCGCGCACTACGCGCACCTGCTGGTGCACGGCACCCTGCACGCCCAGGGCTGGGACCACGAAACCAGCGAGGCCGACGCCGACGCCATGGAAGCGCGCGAAACCGCCATCCTCGCGGGCCTGGGCGAACCCGACCCCTACGCCGATCCCCGCGCCTGA
- the ruvA gene encoding Holliday junction branch migration protein RuvA: MIGKLTGTLLEKNPPQILLDCHGVGYEVDVPMSTFYHLPASGEKLSLLTHFVVREDAQILYGFATAGERDAFRQLIKISGVGPRTALAVLSGLSVNDLAQAVSAQEPGRLVKVPGIGKKTAERLLLELKGKIGVDLGLPAGATRSDAQTDIQQALMALGYSEKDAAAALKALPADVGVTDGIKLALKALAK; the protein is encoded by the coding sequence ATGATAGGCAAGTTGACCGGCACGCTGCTGGAGAAGAACCCGCCCCAGATCCTGCTCGATTGCCACGGCGTGGGCTACGAGGTGGACGTGCCCATGAGCACCTTCTACCACCTGCCCGCCAGCGGCGAGAAGCTGTCCCTGCTGACGCACTTCGTGGTGCGCGAGGACGCGCAGATCCTCTACGGCTTCGCCACCGCGGGCGAGCGCGACGCCTTCCGGCAACTCATCAAGATCAGCGGCGTGGGCCCGCGCACCGCGCTGGCCGTGCTCTCGGGCCTGTCGGTGAACGACCTGGCCCAGGCCGTGAGCGCACAGGAGCCGGGCCGGCTCGTGAAGGTGCCCGGCATCGGCAAGAAGACCGCCGAGCGGCTGCTGCTCGAGCTCAAGGGCAAGATCGGCGTCGACCTGGGTCTGCCCGCGGGCGCCACGCGCAGCGACGCGCAGACCGATATCCAGCAGGCGCTGATGGCCCTGGGCTACAGCGAAAAAGACGCGGCCGCCGCGCTCAAGGCGCTGCCGGCCGACGTCGGCGTCACCGACGGCATCAAGCTCGCGCTCAAGGCGCTCGCCAAGTAA
- a CDS encoding PhoH family protein, translating into MILRHTFSPPDNTRMAHLCGPLDAHIRAIEAALQVKVAHRFEQFRIEGPKARAQQALEVIQALYEMARGPIPPEQVQLMLSGDTALTEPGEGALAMQTRRGEVRGRTPNQARYLENMAQHDITFGIGPAGTGKTYLAVACAVDALERSAVQRIVLTRPAVEAGEKLGFLPGDLGQKVDPYLRPLYDALYDLMGFDKVQKAFERQQIEIAPLAFMRGRTLNHAFVILDEAQNTTPEQMKMFLTRIGFGSKAVVTGDVSQIDLPATQLSGLIDAERVLKRVNGIGFNRLTSADVVRHPLVARIVDAYEARSPAREDAPAPRRARRSAA; encoded by the coding sequence TTGATTCTCAGACACACCTTCAGCCCGCCGGACAACACCCGCATGGCGCACCTGTGCGGCCCGCTCGACGCCCACATCCGCGCGATCGAAGCCGCGCTGCAGGTGAAGGTGGCGCACCGCTTCGAGCAATTCCGCATCGAAGGCCCCAAGGCCCGGGCGCAGCAGGCGCTCGAGGTGATCCAGGCGCTCTACGAAATGGCGCGCGGCCCGATCCCGCCCGAGCAGGTGCAGCTCATGCTCAGCGGCGACACCGCGCTGACCGAACCCGGCGAGGGCGCGCTGGCCATGCAGACGCGCCGCGGCGAGGTGCGCGGGCGCACGCCCAACCAGGCGCGCTACCTCGAGAACATGGCCCAGCACGACATCACCTTCGGCATCGGCCCGGCCGGCACCGGAAAGACCTACCTGGCCGTGGCCTGCGCGGTCGACGCGCTCGAGCGCAGCGCGGTGCAGCGCATCGTGCTCACGCGTCCCGCGGTCGAGGCCGGCGAAAAGCTCGGCTTCCTGCCCGGCGACCTGGGGCAGAAGGTCGACCCCTACCTGCGCCCGCTCTACGACGCGCTCTACGACCTCATGGGCTTCGACAAGGTGCAGAAGGCCTTCGAGCGCCAGCAGATCGAGATCGCGCCGCTGGCCTTCATGCGCGGGCGCACGCTCAACCATGCCTTCGTCATCCTCGACGAGGCGCAGAACACCACGCCCGAGCAGATGAAGATGTTCCTCACGCGCATCGGCTTCGGCAGCAAGGCCGTGGTCACGGGCGACGTGAGCCAGATCGACCTGCCCGCCACGCAGCTCTCGGGCCTGATCGACGCCGAGCGCGTGCTCAAGCGCGTCAACGGCATCGGCTTCAACCGCCTCACCAGCGCCGACGTGGTGCGCCACCCGCTGGTGGCCCGCATCGTCGACGCCTACGAGGCGCGCAGCCCCGCGCGCGAAGACGCCCCCGCGCCGCGCCGCGCGCGCCGCAGCGCCGCCTGA
- the ruvB gene encoding Holliday junction branch migration DNA helicase RuvB: MSIQTDDFAPSPRVISPVSVSPKEEAIERALRPKLLDEYVGQMKVREQLEIFIGAAKKRAEALDHVLLFGPPGLGKTTLSHIIAQELGVNLRQTSGPVLEKPKDLAALLTNLEPNDVLFIDEIHRLSPVVEEILYPALEDYQIDIMIGEGPAARSIKLDLQPFTLVGATTRAGMLTNPLRDRFGIVARLEFYTADELARIVRRSAGLLNAPIDTEGAFEIARRSRGTPRIANRLLRRVRDYADVKGGGHISKDIAERALAMLDVDPQGFDLMDRKLLEAVIHRFDGGPVGLDNIAASIGEERDTIEDVIEPYLIQQGYLQRTPRGRTATLAAYRHLGVVPPQGEGGLFSEAG, encoded by the coding sequence ATGAGCATCCAGACCGACGATTTCGCCCCGTCGCCGCGCGTCATCTCGCCGGTGAGCGTGTCGCCCAAGGAAGAGGCGATCGAGCGCGCGCTGCGCCCCAAGCTGCTCGACGAGTACGTGGGCCAGATGAAGGTTCGCGAGCAGCTTGAGATCTTCATCGGCGCCGCGAAGAAGCGCGCCGAGGCGCTCGACCACGTGCTGCTGTTCGGCCCGCCCGGCCTGGGCAAGACCACGCTGTCGCACATCATTGCGCAGGAGCTCGGCGTGAACCTGCGCCAGACCAGCGGCCCGGTGCTCGAAAAGCCCAAGGACCTGGCGGCCCTGCTCACCAACCTCGAGCCCAACGACGTGCTCTTCATCGACGAGATCCACCGGCTCTCGCCGGTGGTCGAGGAAATCCTCTATCCCGCGCTCGAGGACTACCAGATCGACATCATGATCGGCGAGGGCCCGGCGGCGCGCAGCATCAAGCTCGACCTGCAGCCCTTCACCCTGGTGGGTGCGACCACGCGCGCGGGCATGCTCACCAACCCGCTGCGCGACCGCTTCGGCATCGTGGCGCGGCTGGAGTTCTACACGGCCGACGAGCTCGCGCGCATCGTGCGCCGCAGCGCGGGCCTGCTCAACGCGCCCATCGACACCGAAGGCGCGTTCGAGATCGCGCGCCGCTCGCGCGGCACGCCGCGCATCGCCAACCGCCTGCTGCGCCGCGTGCGCGACTACGCCGACGTCAAGGGCGGCGGCCACATCTCGAAGGACATCGCCGAGCGCGCGCTCGCCATGCTCGACGTCGATCCCCAGGGCTTCGACCTGATGGACCGCAAGCTGCTCGAGGCCGTGATCCACCGCTTCGACGGCGGCCCCGTGGGCCTGGACAACATCGCCGCGAGCATCGGCGAAGAGCGCGACACCATCGAGGACGTGATCGAGCCCTACCTGATCCAGCAGGGCTACCTGCAGCGCACGCCGCGCGGGCGCACCGCCACGCTCGCGGCCTACCGCCACCTGGGCGTGGTGCCGCCCCAAGGCGAGGGCGGGCTGTTCTCCGAGGCCGGCTGA
- a CDS encoding DUF4153 domain-containing protein translates to MDTPATTPATARDAEARAHLLVGALQALLAGALYASATAPTPVWPATQPAAFVPLLLFMALAPLAFYLSSAAPLRRRAGIALGAGALALAVGLYHGLTVSGLGLLDGERLPFTPDDTLPPLLLLALALLVAVPALAVAQGARVRYEAWFDGLLHNTLLLLQGGLVTGLFWLVLFSAASLFRLVKLPFLHQLIEHAAFWIPATALVFGYGVSLAVKHRGVARFLFERLTQLCGWIYPLAGALGLAFVASWLVQGIGPLLQTRRAAFLLLWFSVLCVLLVNAASRGGLDAPRYPRWLRRALSTGLLVLLPMVAVAVYALGLRIAQHGWTVDRVWGVFVALVVAVFALGYALNALAEWAGRRERCLVPATNAAAAVFVVAGLLLLGGGALDPRRLSVSDQLQRLARGAPDEEGLVRYLAREGGVFGRRALEALAANDPALGGVPAPRQQLARHALLSARERKALEAEIVKTLPVLPAGTAVPPALYGALVRGEYLGHCTPETCLVWRLPAEVAGEGVFTLLSREPGVGGSLWAANPQGEWFSRGQLPALGVDERCQRREAGERLFDAVRAGQVGLRARPGRDIEAGGLRFPIERWDGSAGC, encoded by the coding sequence ATGGACACCCCCGCCACCACCCCCGCCACCGCGCGCGATGCCGAAGCCCGTGCCCACCTGCTGGTGGGCGCGCTGCAGGCCCTGCTCGCCGGCGCGCTCTACGCCTCGGCGACCGCCCCGACCCCCGTGTGGCCGGCGACGCAGCCCGCGGCGTTCGTGCCGCTGCTGCTGTTCATGGCGCTGGCGCCGCTCGCGTTCTACCTGTCGAGCGCCGCGCCGCTGCGCCGCCGCGCCGGCATCGCGCTGGGCGCGGGCGCGCTGGCGCTGGCCGTCGGCCTGTACCACGGGCTCACGGTGAGCGGGCTCGGCCTGCTCGATGGTGAACGCCTGCCGTTCACGCCCGACGACACGCTGCCGCCCCTGCTGCTGCTCGCGCTGGCGCTGCTGGTGGCCGTGCCCGCGCTCGCGGTGGCGCAGGGCGCGCGCGTGCGCTACGAGGCCTGGTTCGACGGCCTGCTGCACAACACCCTGCTGCTCTTGCAGGGCGGCCTGGTCACGGGCCTGTTCTGGCTCGTGCTGTTCAGCGCGGCCAGCCTGTTCCGGCTCGTGAAGCTGCCCTTTCTGCACCAGCTCATCGAACACGCGGCGTTCTGGATTCCCGCCACCGCGCTGGTGTTCGGCTATGGCGTGTCGCTCGCGGTGAAGCACCGTGGCGTCGCGCGCTTCCTGTTCGAGCGCCTCACGCAGCTGTGCGGCTGGATCTACCCGCTCGCGGGCGCGCTGGGCCTGGCCTTCGTGGCGAGCTGGCTGGTGCAGGGCATCGGGCCGCTGCTGCAGACGCGCCGCGCGGCCTTTCTGCTGCTGTGGTTCTCGGTGCTGTGCGTGCTGCTGGTGAATGCGGCGTCGCGCGGCGGCCTCGACGCCCCGCGTTACCCGCGCTGGCTGCGCCGCGCGCTGTCCACCGGCCTGCTGGTGCTGCTGCCCATGGTGGCGGTGGCGGTGTACGCGCTGGGCCTGCGCATCGCGCAGCACGGCTGGACGGTGGACCGCGTGTGGGGCGTGTTCGTGGCCCTGGTGGTGGCGGTGTTCGCGCTGGGCTATGCGCTCAACGCGCTGGCCGAATGGGCGGGCCGGCGCGAGCGCTGCCTGGTGCCCGCCACCAACGCGGCGGCCGCGGTCTTCGTGGTGGCCGGGCTGTTGCTGCTCGGCGGCGGCGCGCTGGACCCGCGCCGCCTGAGCGTGAGCGACCAGTTGCAGCGCCTGGCCCGCGGCGCGCCGGATGAAGAGGGTCTGGTGCGCTACCTCGCACGCGAGGGCGGCGTGTTCGGGCGCCGCGCGCTCGAGGCGCTGGCCGCCAACGACCCCGCGCTCGGCGGCGTGCCCGCGCCGCGCCAGCAACTGGCGCGCCACGCGCTGCTCAGCGCGCGCGAGCGCAAGGCGCTCGAGGCCGAGATCGTGAAGACCCTGCCGGTGCTGCCCGCCGGCACCGCGGTGCCGCCTGCGCTCTACGGCGCGCTCGTGCGGGGCGAGTACCTGGGGCATTGCACGCCCGAGACCTGCCTGGTCTGGCGGTTGCCGGCCGAGGTGGCGGGCGAGGGCGTGTTCACGCTGCTGTCGCGCGAGCCGGGCGTGGGCGGCAGCCTGTGGGCGGCGAATCCGCAGGGCGAGTGGTTCTCGCGCGGGCAGTTGCCGGCGCTCGGGGTGGACGAACGCTGCCAGCGCCGCGAAGCGGGCGAGCGCCTGTTCGACGCGGTGCGCGCGGGGCAGGTGGGCCTGCGTGCCCGGCCGGGCCGCGACATCGAGGCCGGCGGCCTGCGTTTCCCGATCGAACGCTGGGACGGCAGCGCCGGCTGCTGA
- a CDS encoding histidine phosphatase family protein, with protein sequence MQATRILAVRHGETAWNRDTRIQGHTDIDLNEHGRWQAARLGQALRDEPIAAVYSSDLKRARDTAQAVAERHGLPIHTHIGLRERGFGRFEGHTWDELALRYPTETLAWRKRMPDFAPPGGETLVQLRERVVAAVEELAQQHLGEQILLVAHGGVLDVIYRAATRLELQAPRTWQLANAGVNRLLWSPEGLSLVGWGDVSHLQVGDDEDVLDERSA encoded by the coding sequence TTGCAAGCCACACGAATCCTGGCCGTGCGCCACGGTGAAACCGCCTGGAACCGCGACACCCGCATCCAGGGCCACACCGACATCGACCTCAACGAACACGGCCGCTGGCAGGCCGCGCGGCTGGGCCAGGCCCTGCGCGACGAGCCCATCGCCGCCGTCTACAGCAGCGATCTCAAACGCGCGCGCGACACCGCGCAGGCCGTGGCCGAGCGCCATGGCCTGCCGATCCACACCCACATCGGACTGCGCGAGCGCGGCTTCGGCCGCTTCGAAGGCCACACCTGGGACGAGCTGGCCCTGCGCTACCCCACCGAGACCCTGGCCTGGCGCAAGCGCATGCCCGATTTCGCGCCCCCGGGCGGCGAAACCCTGGTGCAGCTGCGCGAGCGCGTGGTCGCCGCCGTCGAGGAACTCGCGCAGCAGCACCTGGGCGAGCAGATCCTGCTGGTGGCGCACGGCGGCGTGCTCGACGTGATCTACCGCGCCGCCACGCGCCTGGAGCTGCAGGCGCCGCGCACCTGGCAGCTCGCCAATGCCGGCGTGAACCGCCTGCTCTGGTCGCCCGAAGGCCTGAGCCTGGTGGGCTGGGGCGACGTGAGCCACCTGCAGGTGGGCGACGACGAGGACGTGCTCGATGAACGCAGCGCCTGA
- a CDS encoding DSD1 family PLP-dependent enzyme, giving the protein MNAAPDRFSHLVGQPVAAIDTPALVLDLDAMDRNLHRMADFCRARGLRLRPHAKMHKCAELARLQMAHGAVGVCVQKIGEALALAAQGVSDIYVSNEVVDEAKLARLAAAVRAGGTRFGLAVDSALGVQRLADALAHAGVTAAAAIDVYVEIDVGHGRCGAAPGEPALALARAVAAHPVLRFAGLQAYHGTAQHQRSGAERRASIARAAEAVALTRGLLEASGIAVPLVTGAGTGTFVHETASGQWGELQAGSYLFMDADYAANAADADAPAFEHALFVKAQVMSRPEGRAVIDAGHKSHAIDSGLPRVWWPEGLDFANGGDEHGVLRGAHLPALGDTVWLVPGHCDPTVNLHDVLVGVRGGLSAGHVERLLRVDARGALG; this is encoded by the coding sequence ATGAACGCAGCGCCTGACCGCTTTTCGCACCTGGTCGGCCAGCCCGTGGCCGCGATCGACACGCCCGCGCTGGTGCTCGACCTCGACGCCATGGACCGCAACCTGCACCGCATGGCAGACTTCTGCCGCGCGCGCGGCCTGCGGCTGCGCCCGCACGCCAAGATGCACAAGTGCGCCGAGCTCGCCAGGCTGCAGATGGCGCACGGCGCGGTGGGCGTGTGCGTGCAGAAGATCGGCGAGGCGCTGGCGCTGGCCGCGCAGGGCGTGAGCGACATCTACGTGAGCAACGAGGTGGTGGACGAGGCCAAGCTCGCGCGCCTCGCCGCCGCGGTGCGCGCGGGCGGCACGCGCTTCGGCCTCGCGGTCGACAGCGCGCTCGGCGTGCAGCGCCTGGCCGACGCGCTCGCGCACGCGGGCGTGACCGCGGCCGCAGCGATCGACGTGTATGTGGAGATCGACGTCGGCCACGGCCGCTGCGGCGCGGCCCCGGGCGAGCCCGCGCTGGCGCTGGCGCGCGCGGTGGCGGCCCACCCGGTGCTGCGCTTCGCGGGCCTGCAGGCCTACCACGGCACGGCCCAGCACCAGCGCTCGGGCGCCGAGCGCCGCGCCAGCATCGCGCGCGCCGCCGAGGCGGTGGCGCTCACCCGCGGCCTGCTCGAGGCCTCGGGCATTGCGGTGCCACTGGTCACGGGTGCCGGCACCGGCACCTTCGTGCACGAGACCGCGAGCGGCCAATGGGGCGAGCTGCAGGCCGGCTCCTACCTGTTCATGGACGCCGACTACGCGGCCAACGCGGCCGACGCCGACGCGCCGGCCTTCGAGCACGCGCTGTTCGTGAAAGCCCAGGTGATGAGCCGGCCCGAAGGCCGCGCGGTGATCGACGCCGGCCACAAGAGCCACGCCATCGACAGCGGCCTGCCGCGCGTGTGGTGGCCCGAGGGCCTGGACTTCGCCAACGGCGGCGACGAGCACGGCGTGCTGCGTGGCGCGCACCTGCCCGCGCTGGGCGACACCGTGTGGCTGGTGCCCGGCCACTGCGACCCCACGGTGAACCTGCACGACGTGCTGGTGGGCGTGCGTGGCGGCCTGAGCGCCGGCCACGTGGAGCGGCTGTTGCGCGTGGACGCGCGCGGCGCGCTGGGCTAG